The stretch of DNA TATATGCTACTCCGCATAAGGGATATGCTACTCCGCGCAATAGTCAAAACGTGGAAACCCCATATTCGGTGGTAGATATTAGCGCTTCGATAGGCAAAGAAGTAAGCGAAGGGGTGAGCAAAGGGGTAAGCAAAGGAGAGAAAGCTCCTCGTTCGCGCAGCGTGTTAAGCTGGTTGCAGAAAGGTCTAGGAGGACTAGCAAACAAAGTTGGGCGAGCGGTTCGCAATACTGTAGGCTCGATCTTCCCTAAAAAACCTAGTAGTGCATCGCGTTCTAATACAAAAGGCTATTCTCCTTCGGCTCTCAGGGGATTACGCCTTATGTTCACAGATTTCTGGAAATATAAGGTTTTGCGCGGCACCCCCAAGATTGATGGGGTTTTTGCAACTCTTGATTCTAGAGAGGCCGAAGATATGGCTGCTTACATGACAGAGTATGCAGCGGCTTTGGAGAAACGAAATTTAATTGATCCTGAGAGACGCAAGGCTTGCGCAGACGTAGCGAATAAATGGAAGCAAAGAGCCAAAGATCTAAAAGACAAGGATGCTGCGAAAAAATTTCTGCAAGATCCTTTAGGGCGTAAGACTCCGAATTATAAAAGCGAAGGTTTTGGAGAGTACGTTGTTGGAAATTCTAAATTCTATGATGGTCCTGGGTTAGACCGTCTTAATGAAGTCGATACAGGGTTTTGGTTAGATATGCAGCATCTCTCGGATGTCGTGTTGTCTCGAGAGATTCAAACAGGACTTCGGGCTCACGTTGTTTTGAAGCAATCTATGTCAGAGTTGGAGGATCTTGAAACACAATTTAGAGCGTTACAAGAAGCTTATGATGCCGCTCGTAGTGAGATAGAAGAATCGGGATGGACAAAAGATGCTCCATCACAAACGGAAGTCGACGGACCCACTAGATCCTCTTCTAGTGCGCAACAAACTTTTCAGCGTTTTGTAAATGAGTGTCGAAGCGTGGAGCTTTCTTTCGGGGGATTTGGAGAGCATGTAAGTAGGCTCGCTGGTGCTGTATCTCGAGGCTTAGCTGCTGCAGGAGAAGCGGTTCGCAGATGCTTCCGTTGCTGCAACGGAAAAACGGGTGAATACGAAGTTATCGAGGATTTATCTCCAGAAGGATTAGCTTTAGCCGAAGAGTTAGCTAGATTTGCTGATGAGGTGGGCATAGAGCGAGGCGAAGACGGCCGTTACAATATTCCCTGTGTAGACCAGTGGAGAAAAGGGGTGCCTGATATTGAAGGAGAAGGGGCCGAAGCAATCTATGAAAGCATGCTACCTGCTTATGAATCGATGGATTTGGATATCGATGATCGGAGGAAATTAGCTATACAAACTCAGCATTACCAGGTTCCTAGATCTTCGGATTATGATGTGCCGCGTTCTTCAGATTATGATCATCCGAGAAGTATATTCCCAGAACCACCTAAAATGCCTACTAGATATGAGCTAGAAAACTTGGATACAACACTAGGATTTCGAGAGGCTGTTTATGCCAGCTTTGTGGCGGGAATGTATAATTTCGTTGTTACTCAGCCCCAAGACCGGATTCCAACTTCCGAGCAAGTAGAATCTTGTCTGCGAGAGATGCTTAGCAATGGCACGCAGACTTTCTTCGAGCTTATGAGGCGATGGAATAGAGACATCGATGACTCTTCTGATACTGAAGGTAAAGGTCGTCGTAAATAGGTTCGTTAGTCAAAACCCCAAGTTCACCATGGTTAATCCCATGGTGAACTTTTTTTTTGCTCAAAGAAGAACGCATTCTTCAAGGTTAAAAATTTTTATTCTCTGTGATCTGAGTGGTGGTGGCATCCCCCTTTGGAGGAGCAGCAGTCACCATGGCGCTTTTTACAGCAATTTTTAAAAAAGCTTAGAAAAACTATAACTCCTGCGATTCCCGTCATTACGTAGGCAGCTTGTGTTAACAGGGTGCCTTCACCAAGTAGGCGAGTCGCAATGTTGACTTTATAACCTGTTACTCCTAAAACTCCGGTATTGATGGCTCCGAGAACAACAATAAGAGAGGATAATCCTCTACAAACTTTACAAAGCATGACGTTTCTCCAACGTAGATGTATACTTAATTCCGACTTTTAATCTTTTTTACAATTTAATAAAGTCTTTTTTTGTTCTTCCTATTAAGGGCGTCTTTTGCTGTAGCAAAAGACGCTTCAGTGAGAGCGTTTTTAGTGTAAAAAAGTACGAAGGATTTTATTCTGTATAAGATCGTGATTGACCATGTTTAGGATGAAAGATGACACAGTCATATGTAAACAAAGAAGAAATTATTTCTTTAGCAAAGAATGCTGCAGTAGAGTTGGATGATGTCCACGTGGAAGAATTCGTCTCATCTATGAACGATGTCATTGCCTTGATGCAGGAGGTTATTGCTATAGATATCACGGATATTATTCTTGAAGCTACGGTGCATCATTTCGTTGGACCCGAGGATCTTAGGGAAGACATGGTAACTTCAGATTTTACTCAAGAAGAGTTTTTAGCAAATGTTCCCGTGTCTCTGGGAGGATTAGTCAAAGTTCCTACAGTTATCAAATAGGTGGAATCGCTATGTATCGTAAAAGTGCTTTAGAATTAAGAGATGCTGTAGTGAATAGAGAGATTTCAGCTACAGCAGTAACGGAGTATTTCTATCACCGTATAGAAAATCATGATGAGCAGATAGGGGCATTTCTCTCTCTCTGTAAGGAGCGCGCTTTGCTCAGAGCGTCTCGTATAGATGATAAACTTGCAAAGGGAGATCCTGTAGGAATGCTTGCCGGTATCCCTATTGGGGTAAAAGATAATATTCATATAACAGGGGTGAAAACC from Chlamydia suis encodes:
- a CDS encoding DUF378 domain-containing protein; amino-acid sequence: MLCKVCRGLSSLIVVLGAINTGVLGVTGYKVNIATRLLGEGTLLTQAAYVMTGIAGVIVFLSFFKNCCKKRHGDCCSSKGGCHHHSDHRE
- the gatC gene encoding Asp-tRNA(Asn)/Glu-tRNA(Gln) amidotransferase subunit GatC is translated as MTQSYVNKEEIISLAKNAAVELDDVHVEEFVSSMNDVIALMQEVIAIDITDIILEATVHHFVGPEDLREDMVTSDFTQEEFLANVPVSLGGLVKVPTVIK